The following proteins are co-located in the Bacteroidales bacterium genome:
- a CDS encoding glycine--tRNA ligase, with amino-acid sequence MIKNEDSLKKIISHAKEYGFVFQSSEIYDGLSAVYDYGPFGVELKKNIANHWWKAMVQHHENIVGLDSAIFMHPTIWKASGHVDAFNDPMIDNKDSKKRYRADVLVEDHIAKIEEKIEKEAEKAAKRFGDSFNRVLFLETNPRIVEYQQKIGEIKSRLYSAMEKEDMAAFKTLIEDLEIVCPVSGSRNWTEVRQFNLMFSTQIGSLSEGANTIYLRPETAQGIFVNFLNVQKSARMKIPFGIAQIGKAFRNEIVARQFVFRMREFEQMEMQFFVKPGTEMEWYTYWKEARMKWHLSLGLPIEKYRFHDHDKLAHYANAACDIEFEFPIGFKELEGIHSRTDFDLSAHQKFSGKKLQYFDPEINESYVPYVVETSIGLDRTFFAVLSNAYEEEKLDDGSERVVLRIPPVLAPVKAAVLPLVAKDGLPEKAREIMDELKVDFRCQFEEKDSIGRRYRRQDAIGTPYCITVDHQTLEDNTVTIRERDSMMQERVDIGQLQEIIRKKLRPQ; translated from the coding sequence ATGATAAAAAACGAAGATTCCCTCAAAAAAATAATATCCCATGCCAAGGAGTATGGGTTTGTTTTTCAATCCAGTGAAATTTACGACGGACTTAGCGCTGTGTACGATTACGGCCCGTTTGGAGTTGAGCTGAAAAAGAATATTGCCAACCATTGGTGGAAAGCCATGGTACAGCACCACGAAAATATCGTTGGGCTGGATTCAGCCATTTTCATGCACCCCACCATTTGGAAGGCTTCAGGCCATGTGGATGCTTTTAACGATCCAATGATTGACAATAAGGATTCAAAAAAACGCTACCGAGCCGATGTTCTGGTTGAGGATCACATTGCTAAAATTGAAGAGAAAATAGAAAAAGAAGCCGAAAAAGCCGCAAAACGTTTTGGCGATAGCTTTAACCGTGTGCTTTTTCTTGAAACCAATCCCCGCATCGTAGAGTACCAGCAGAAAATCGGGGAAATCAAGAGCAGGTTGTATTCGGCCATGGAAAAAGAAGATATGGCTGCTTTTAAAACCCTCATCGAAGACCTCGAAATTGTGTGCCCCGTTTCCGGCAGCCGCAACTGGACAGAGGTTCGCCAGTTCAACCTGATGTTTTCTACGCAAATAGGTTCTCTCAGCGAAGGTGCGAACACTATCTATTTGCGACCCGAAACCGCACAGGGGATTTTCGTGAACTTCCTGAACGTTCAGAAATCAGCCCGCATGAAAATCCCCTTTGGGATCGCACAGATAGGGAAAGCATTCAGAAACGAAATTGTAGCCCGTCAATTTGTGTTTCGCATGCGTGAGTTCGAACAAATGGAAATGCAGTTTTTTGTGAAGCCGGGAACCGAAATGGAATGGTATACCTATTGGAAGGAAGCACGCATGAAATGGCATCTTTCGCTGGGTTTGCCTATTGAGAAATATCGTTTTCACGACCACGATAAACTGGCGCATTACGCCAATGCCGCCTGCGATATTGAGTTTGAGTTTCCCATCGGGTTTAAGGAACTGGAAGGAATTCATTCCCGCACCGACTTTGATCTTAGTGCCCATCAGAAATTCTCTGGTAAAAAGCTCCAGTATTTCGACCCGGAAATCAATGAGAGCTATGTTCCTTACGTTGTCGAAACTTCTATCGGCCTCGACCGCACTTTCTTTGCTGTACTCAGCAATGCTTACGAAGAAGAAAAACTCGACGATGGTAGCGAGCGGGTAGTTTTACGAATTCCGCCTGTTTTGGCACCCGTAAAAGCAGCCGTGCTTCCACTTGTTGCCAAAGACGGCCTGCCCGAAAAAGCCCGCGAAATCATGGACGAGTTAAAAGTTGATTTCCGCTGCCAGTTTGAGGAGAAGGATTCCATTGGCCGCCGTTATCGTCGGCAAGATGCCATTGGCACGCCTTACTGCATCACGGTTGACCACCAAACCCTCGAAGACAATACCGTCACCATCCGCGAACGCGACAGCATGATGCAGGAAAGGGTTGATATCGGGCAATTACAGGAAATTATCAGAAAGAAACTCAGGCCGCAATAG
- a CDS encoding DUF3795 domain-containing protein, whose product MKTYGFKLERNQIPRYPVLNKMAEKLKQYETIGSCGIDCGLCPRFYTSGNSACPGCGGLNFKEKHPSCGFLTCCVIKNKFEVCSDCPEYPCKRFDSEKNGYDSFVTHKKVFANLDFIQSKGIEKFLENQKTRMEILNELLNNYDDGRSKGFYCLSCALLPVDKLHETLGFAQNLNNELELKEKSRHIKDFLIKVADSLNIELKLNNKR is encoded by the coding sequence ATGAAAACTTATGGCTTTAAGCTGGAACGAAATCAAATCCCGCGCTATCCGGTTCTCAACAAAATGGCAGAGAAATTAAAGCAATATGAAACTATAGGAAGCTGTGGAATAGATTGTGGGCTATGCCCCCGGTTCTATACCTCAGGAAATTCGGCTTGCCCGGGTTGTGGCGGATTGAACTTTAAAGAGAAACATCCTTCGTGTGGATTTCTGACTTGCTGCGTGATCAAAAACAAGTTTGAAGTTTGTTCCGATTGCCCGGAGTATCCTTGCAAACGATTTGATTCAGAGAAAAATGGCTATGACTCATTTGTGACCCATAAAAAGGTTTTTGCAAATCTTGATTTCATCCAGTCCAAAGGGATTGAAAAGTTCCTAGAAAACCAGAAGACACGAATGGAGATTTTGAATGAACTGTTGAACAATTATGATGATGGCCGCTCAAAAGGTTTTTATTGTCTCAGTTGTGCTTTACTACCCGTGGACAAATTACATGAAACCCTTGGTTTTGCGCAAAACCTGAATAACGAGCTTGAACTCAAAGAAAAGAGCAGGCATATTAAAGATTTCTTAATTAAAGTTGCTGATTCACTGAACATAGAATTGAAGCTGAATAATAAGCGATAA
- a CDS encoding T9SS type A sorting domain-containing protein: MKHTILFLLYMTTLFWTTNSLFAQQGFVAFGGEATGAGGNLSISGGLIDFEYYSSAQGSLSLGLQHSWDEIASIPPLLEVPNTIVGNGQLLCFNATQTVTIAGDGKQFTVQNGGHADIIAGQNIFLLPGTVVLPGGSLHAYISTEYCDDSESILASAENESYQEFQGFEPERSSNFFSVFPNPTSGNLTLEMTDNKGFSSIRIEIFNAQGNLILTTNEAVAKQYSLSIANKPPGVYLIRVLRDLEIGIQKIIKY; the protein is encoded by the coding sequence ATGAAGCATACAATACTTTTCTTACTTTATATGACAACCCTCTTCTGGACAACCAATAGCCTTTTTGCACAACAGGGATTTGTTGCCTTTGGCGGCGAAGCCACAGGCGCAGGTGGCAACCTGAGTATTTCCGGCGGTCTGATTGATTTTGAATATTATTCATCCGCCCAGGGGAGTCTGAGTCTTGGGCTGCAGCATAGCTGGGATGAGATTGCCAGTATCCCGCCATTACTTGAAGTACCCAACACTATCGTTGGCAACGGTCAACTGCTTTGTTTCAATGCCACACAAACAGTAACTATAGCAGGCGATGGGAAACAATTTACCGTTCAGAATGGAGGCCATGCCGACATAATTGCAGGCCAGAATATTTTTCTGTTGCCGGGAACCGTGGTTTTACCCGGTGGAAGTCTTCATGCATACATTTCAACAGAATATTGCGATGATTCGGAAAGCATACTTGCGTCAGCAGAAAATGAATCTTATCAGGAGTTTCAGGGTTTCGAACCCGAAAGAAGCAGTAATTTTTTCAGTGTTTTTCCGAACCCTACTTCAGGAAACCTGACACTTGAAATGACTGATAATAAGGGGTTCTCAAGCATCCGGATTGAGATATTCAATGCACAGGGCAATCTGATCCTCACCACCAATGAAGCAGTTGCAAAACAATACAGCTTAAGCATAGCAAATAAACCGCCGGGTGTTTACCTCATCAGGGTATTAAGAGATTTAGAAATTGGAATTCAAAAGATTATCAAATATTAA
- a CDS encoding tail fiber domain-containing protein: MKRIITTTILSSLIIGVMAQAPLRIGYQAVVRDNSNQLIVNSEVGIRTTILQGSPEGTVIYQELHYPNPETNVNGLVTLQIGGGLPLQGSINDLQLDQGPFFLKTETDPNGGTTYTITGTTEFLSTPYSLYANKANPVGPAGGDLTGTYPNPAIANSAVTNAKLANNSVTTTKIANNAVTGAKIADGAITPEKIANGAVTSEKLNSMGATIGNLLSYNGSAWTPVAKNTVSPWNIKFNGDIDFPNGRVHIGPSWGSMPSNWNLTVLDTTPTYLTVGGTTFNTGVNGGLSFTEGFNSIGSCGFDFFVDGNAFGYTGLFLVGGCPTKNDTIFEANRFGEITFRDQVTIHSHDVLATNTYADFQVNHRALANTTTTSTNRRKGIALRSYNTSTRQWNIATRDNNNLEFFYNGTLRGTFSAANGVYTSSSDRKLKTDIEPLPSVLSKVKSLEAFSYRFEWQTEEEQERSIGFMAQDVMQHFPELVYEATHDDEESWYQLNYSGFGVIALKAIQEQQVIIETQHERIAALEQKLNEVLMQIEASAIKAEK; encoded by the coding sequence ATGAAAAGGATAATTACTACAACAATCTTATCATCATTGATCATCGGTGTAATGGCACAGGCCCCATTGCGGATCGGTTACCAGGCTGTGGTTCGCGATAACAGCAATCAACTCATTGTTAACAGTGAGGTTGGGATCAGAACCACTATTCTGCAAGGATCGCCTGAGGGAACGGTCATTTATCAGGAATTGCATTATCCCAATCCGGAAACAAACGTCAATGGACTTGTAACACTTCAAATTGGCGGCGGCTTGCCACTTCAGGGTTCTATCAACGATCTGCAACTGGATCAGGGCCCATTTTTCCTCAAAACTGAAACCGATCCCAACGGAGGAACCACTTATACAATTACCGGCACTACGGAGTTTTTAAGCACACCGTATTCATTGTATGCCAATAAAGCAAATCCTGTTGGTCCGGCCGGAGGTGATCTGACAGGTACTTATCCAAATCCTGCAATAGCAAATTCGGCGGTTACAAATGCCAAATTGGCCAACAATTCAGTTACTACAACTAAAATTGCCAACAATGCCGTTACTGGAGCAAAAATTGCTGATGGTGCTATCACTCCAGAAAAGATCGCTAACGGTGCCGTTACTAGTGAAAAACTGAACAGCATGGGGGCAACTATAGGAAATCTTTTAAGCTATAATGGATCAGCCTGGACACCAGTGGCTAAAAATACAGTAAGCCCCTGGAATATCAAATTCAATGGTGATATTGATTTTCCTAATGGCCGTGTACACATAGGCCCAAGCTGGGGCTCTATGCCATCCAACTGGAATCTTACCGTGTTAGATACCACACCTACATACCTTACTGTTGGCGGTACTACTTTTAATACAGGCGTAAATGGTGGTTTATCGTTCACCGAAGGTTTCAATAGCATTGGCTCATGTGGGTTTGATTTTTTTGTTGATGGCAATGCTTTTGGTTATACCGGCTTGTTTCTGGTTGGCGGCTGTCCCACAAAAAATGACACCATCTTTGAGGCGAACCGCTTTGGTGAAATAACCTTCCGGGACCAGGTGACCATACACTCCCATGATGTCTTGGCCACAAATACTTATGCAGACTTCCAGGTAAACCACCGGGCCTTAGCCAATACAACCACCACATCAACCAACAGAAGAAAAGGGATCGCACTCAGAAGCTACAATACTTCTACCCGTCAATGGAATATTGCTACCCGCGACAACAACAACCTCGAGTTTTTCTATAATGGCACGTTGAGGGGTACCTTCAGCGCTGCAAACGGGGTTTATACTTCGAGTTCTGACCGGAAACTGAAAACGGACATTGAGCCTTTGCCGTCCGTGCTTTCAAAGGTGAAATCCCTCGAAGCCTTCAGCTACCGCTTTGAATGGCAAACCGAAGAAGAGCAGGAACGCAGCATCGGTTTTATGGCACAGGATGTAATGCAACATTTTCCGGAACTGGTTTACGAAGCTACTCATGATGACGAAGAAAGCTGGTATCAATTGAATTATTCGGGATTTGGAGTTATTGCCCTGAAAGCTATTCAAGAGCAGCAGGTAATAATCGAAACCCAGCATGAAAGAATTGCAGCGCTCGAACAGAAGTTAAATGAAGTGCTGATGCAAATTGAAGCGTCAGCAATCAAGGCTGAAAAGTAA
- a CDS encoding DUF3109 family protein: MIPVGETLVSDDVANVRFCCDLPRCLGACCVAGDAGAPLEEDEIAQIQDSLEEIIPYMVTKGIEVVRESGVFDYDAAGNFVTPLVNGRECAFVYFTGKIARCAIEKAYDSGKIDFRKPVSCHLYPIRITSYNGFEAVNYHKWSICNKALTNGAKLDFPLFRFLKDSLIRKYGEAWYNELVETIMQMKKNPESRPLQGYSN; the protein is encoded by the coding sequence ATGATTCCTGTTGGAGAAACCCTTGTATCCGATGATGTTGCTAATGTTCGCTTTTGCTGCGATCTGCCCCGCTGCCTTGGTGCATGTTGTGTGGCGGGCGATGCCGGAGCCCCTTTGGAAGAGGATGAAATAGCGCAAATACAGGACAGCCTTGAAGAAATAATTCCTTATATGGTCACCAAAGGAATTGAGGTGGTTCGGGAGTCAGGTGTTTTCGATTACGATGCGGCAGGTAATTTTGTGACTCCCCTAGTGAATGGCCGGGAGTGTGCCTTTGTTTATTTCACCGGCAAGATTGCACGCTGTGCCATTGAGAAAGCCTATGATAGCGGCAAGATTGATTTCCGTAAGCCGGTTTCCTGTCATTTATATCCTATCAGGATTACATCCTACAACGGCTTTGAAGCAGTAAACTACCACAAGTGGTCAATTTGCAACAAAGCGCTTACCAACGGCGCAAAACTTGATTTTCCTTTGTTTCGCTTCCTCAAGGATTCTCTGATCCGGAAATATGGCGAAGCGTGGTATAATGAGCTGGTGGAAACTATCATGCAGATGAAAAAAAACCCTGAGAGCAGACCGCTTCAGGGTTATTCAAATTAA
- a CDS encoding ferritin: MISEKIAKAINDQIALEEHSSRIYMSMASWCEVQGYPGAAAFLYKHSDEERMHQLKFLKYLNDRGGHAELQSLEQPKLEFGNLSSLFEEVMKHEVHVTHSINEIVHLCIEERDYTTHNFLQWFVQEQIEEESLVKGVLDQLKLAGDAKGGLFHIDKELSALAVAPEAGVGE; the protein is encoded by the coding sequence ATGATTTCCGAAAAAATTGCAAAAGCAATCAATGATCAAATTGCATTGGAAGAACATTCTTCACGCATTTATATGAGCATGGCTTCATGGTGTGAGGTACAGGGTTATCCCGGAGCGGCAGCTTTCCTCTACAAGCACAGTGATGAAGAGCGTATGCACCAACTGAAATTCTTAAAATACCTGAACGATCGTGGAGGACATGCCGAATTGCAATCGCTTGAGCAACCCAAGCTTGAGTTTGGCAACCTCAGTTCTTTGTTTGAAGAGGTGATGAAGCACGAAGTGCATGTAACGCATAGCATTAACGAAATCGTTCACCTTTGTATAGAAGAGCGGGATTACACCACGCATAATTTTCTTCAATGGTTTGTTCAGGAACAAATTGAAGAAGAAAGCCTCGTAAAAGGTGTGCTTGACCAGCTTAAGCTGGCTGGTGATGCCAAGGGCGGACTTTTCCATATTGACAAGGAATTATCGGCTCTTGCAGTAGCTCCTGAAGCAGGTGTAGGCGAATAA
- a CDS encoding chorismate-binding protein — MLKPDNQQQKNKVKRPFVIFRMPGSSGSSIYSGKIKPIILQEAFNLHGFILSPFINSSQNPTVFLEPDAVTEIISDIPDSLIDQMQLSESLPEIKMTINTDRETYIQDLKKLIELLKSGEANKVVISRTTVIESFSNQQLIRLYNTLCKTYPNAFVYIAHIQPYGIWMGATPETLISCHDSECNTMALAGTRKSGSQSDWGVKEREEQNIVSKYIQTTLAGHRVHNLEVSGPFTKQAGAMEHLCTNFSFGTPDDETLVQIINSLHPTPAVCGIPKAKALQFISQFESHNREYYTGFLGPVNFRGKTDLFVNLRCMKITSSKMILFAGGGITKDSVPEKEWEETELKAQTLLSVIEKVLE, encoded by the coding sequence ATGCTAAAGCCCGATAACCAACAACAAAAGAATAAAGTAAAGCGCCCGTTCGTGATTTTCAGAATGCCCGGATCATCAGGATCATCAATTTATTCCGGCAAAATCAAACCTATCATTTTACAGGAAGCATTTAATCTTCATGGCTTCATTCTATCTCCGTTTATAAACTCATCTCAAAATCCGACAGTGTTTCTTGAACCAGATGCTGTTACAGAGATTATATCAGACATTCCTGATTCGCTGATTGATCAAATGCAGTTATCAGAATCGTTGCCTGAAATCAAAATGACAATCAATACGGATAGAGAAACTTATATCCAGGACCTCAAAAAGCTGATTGAACTTCTTAAGTCTGGCGAGGCAAACAAAGTGGTGATTTCGCGAACAACTGTGATTGAAAGTTTTTCGAACCAGCAGTTGATCAGATTGTATAATACGCTGTGCAAAACTTACCCGAATGCATTCGTTTACATTGCCCATATACAGCCTTATGGTATTTGGATGGGTGCTACACCTGAAACATTGATCTCTTGCCATGACAGTGAATGCAACACCATGGCGCTTGCTGGTACACGGAAATCAGGCTCACAAAGTGATTGGGGAGTAAAAGAGCGTGAAGAACAGAATATTGTCAGCAAATATATTCAAACAACACTGGCAGGTCATCGTGTTCATAATCTTGAGGTTTCTGGCCCTTTTACAAAACAGGCTGGCGCGATGGAACATCTGTGTACAAATTTTAGTTTTGGAACTCCGGATGATGAAACATTAGTTCAGATCATCAATAGTTTGCATCCGACTCCGGCTGTTTGCGGCATTCCTAAAGCAAAGGCACTTCAATTTATCTCACAATTCGAATCCCACAACCGTGAATATTACACCGGATTTCTAGGTCCAGTGAACTTTAGAGGGAAAACAGATTTATTTGTGAACCTGCGTTGTATGAAAATCACATCATCAAAAATGATACTTTTTGCCGGAGGAGGGATCACAAAAGATTCGGTTCCTGAAAAAGAATGGGAAGAAACTGAGCTTAAAGCCCAAACGCTGCTATCCGTGATTGAGAAAGTGTTGGAATAG
- a CDS encoding hotdog fold thioesterase — protein MLKQIPLPDLNAMNNGTMMQHLGIEYTELGSDYICARMPVDHRTKQPAGLLHGGASAALAESLGSVGSVLMTDNETQAIVGIEINANHLRKVKEGYVFGKATVIAHSRKLHVWEIRISDERNRLVCISRLTVMVIDKK, from the coding sequence ATGCTCAAACAAATTCCCCTTCCCGATCTTAACGCCATGAACAATGGCACCATGATGCAACATCTTGGTATCGAATACACAGAATTGGGCAGTGATTACATTTGTGCCCGTATGCCGGTTGATCATCGCACAAAACAACCAGCCGGTCTGTTGCATGGTGGCGCCAGCGCTGCATTGGCCGAGTCACTTGGGAGCGTAGGTTCAGTGCTGATGACTGACAATGAAACACAGGCTATCGTTGGGATCGAGATAAATGCTAACCACCTGCGCAAGGTGAAAGAGGGTTATGTTTTTGGCAAAGCAACAGTGATCGCGCACTCAAGAAAACTGCATGTCTGGGAAATCCGCATCAGCGATGAACGGAACCGTTTGGTTTGTATTTCAAGGTTAACGGTGATGGTGATTGATAAAAAATGA